In Osmia lignaria lignaria isolate PbOS001 chromosome 5, iyOsmLign1, whole genome shotgun sequence, a single genomic region encodes these proteins:
- the Vps13 gene encoding vacuolar protein sorting 13C isoform X2 yields the protein MVFESIVTELLNKVLGEYIQNLDYTQLKLSLWGGDVVLTDLLINESALDVLDLPVRLEYGRLGKLILKIPFKDMWNGQIDAVVEELFVLVVPTSQIVYDAEKEAKVQLDAKRAELARVEKKKQLADTKSQEKLDDSMVEKLIARMIKNIHVEIKKIHVRYEDHVSFKGHPFSVGFTLNTFILESCTDTWDVNGNLKDMYAIPQIYKLCTLDGLAVYLNPTAEQFSSNSQPNYSDLFYSGIATIDYNPPGYQYLLGPINVNAKLTLNPKPETDGSNYTIPKVWLDLEMQKLRVGLAKKQYRTLVQLGEGLDQAQKAAPYRKYRPNLTSYTGHCKEWWHFAYTCVLEETVRRNRRNWDWNHMKEHRDMCRSYADTYRTKLTTKKVSQEIEDLLTNCEIKLDIFNLVIIRQQIEMEVEKLAEREKTLKAQRGWFGFLWSSSQAEETEELNSAAAIMRKFEQAMTPQEKEKLYRAIDYQENSAPAHYPETYVMIDTRFLLLELQVVIFDTDKEHPCILDLQLHSVEACFKSRPSANAILVTASINEMKLLGTKQGEHVPSLFNSQQHNTDNILLSVSYEKNPLDKLCGDRVIVRSTSVDIVYDAQTVIELVNLFKVQNSSTLNQLQAAAAEQLEGLKEMSALGLEHAIQKHAVLDIQVNMQASQLIIPHDGFYNSTKSLFVVNLGSLQMNSLVKAKEDETSVKQLISMGKSEEDVLLHLREHSYDKFVLKIVDFQILVTLPGEEWRKISPTLDDMTLLHPTTLEIQFHKCLVTDDPLLPKIRLIGQLPSVFVNITDTRLLQALSIAQSIPFPKEEQPVELHKSSLTKSLSQLSLLKELTTISEKKKDESSVTPVRQTTDLEIRFEMKEFAVQVSSQTDSTIIPFIKFQVLQLEAEMLQRTYDQEILLRLGGVQVKQHYNEMEIFMVNTPMSSGKDEYLITVQYINVNKRSPEFTTRHGSVIQLLKLEFTTLDTLLHQEALINLLKFISHIQNQMNAIVQSKIKNEYPVRPRPSHLASIQEETSAFFKDQIQKQKHRTSRRKRTVVEHIDLKIQAKVGTICMKIISECREITAFYIGGITAGFMTKASYSQANVNLSSISIIDLNAASAYKDIVSVTEDTESLQIQAIMYNIEPSDVNKNNMSITVVMGCYRIVFLNMFVTSIMSFLNNFQAAQEAIKEASAAAAEAAKTNIKDVQESAARIGLAVKIKAPVIYVPMHSKSDHCLTLDMGNLTVCNVFKKLEVTNEAGDCPIVDEMKIELQNLKLSRVKLNLEKFTIENEVLLLEPVSFTLLMKRNLSSWFTSIPDIDMSGRLNKINILISKEDYATALKVLEQNLGETVEDTKLPQTVQQAEKKLEVEIVQHHQADRCRKTTIEESEDMDLQEQAHVHTSIKFEFVMDSLVINLFTGGSKTLQSQHSPIHLPENGLAKFCLTHFALKGRIFADGLMATSILLMNCTLDDTRQSRQGSLTRIMERTILTPSMDEIEKESKSVRSMLDMTVRQSSNDTFVDIRVFSFSIIVSLDYLMKVKDFFTIEETPAPNKAISQNTSKSHNESMIKKKQSTATPIKKMLTINVHIEKPDIILLEDMDDINSNCIILNTELLLKVRLMDEHQVITGSIKDLSILAGIYNPGKRSDWIYQVLRPCSISVAGSTPEGKGLHIDICCTDIHVSVSPGVIEILNKVVHTATKTEEKDDEVVVHEQHYDGLWIISPFEESDFWFLKTEVGLEAIEDFVYPDDDEATYKPELAIISAPTILFTLEAGVGNKTLPMLLLHIGFQSNINDWSTKSMSIESTMSLVMAYYNSCLALWELLIEPIEGIKKGKRVSTPWELKTKIQFNDISMDSRGMSVMSPASESELEEFHQTSKMSIDIVSTENLEMTVTKTCLDVLKQLGNAFSSAMEPGGEGSSKNAAPYVLKNETGLAMVLDLERSQFKVFEHGSKLISNNTDSYMEVILESGASVELAPKTTKVQIPLLDQLKTETVKEREDDKFVISFKEIQCTLAIPVLRADKRFFSLKYRKESSEEWGIVSDVVVDEGSTIVTLRSILQIHNHFSEPISVYYMTKRGNEVECVGTVAPDSKLNLPLDTVYTPTSIYWLFFSVNGYMVSVEPFVWKDLQKTVSMSKLLKCESRTKQDVTEPFYIKMFFMMIMVGSILYNNNTIGLLLNVINWRSIFCHFVDYVKRLCSKTLPSEHPKYLEAPIQVVGEIEQVYYENTSRRTMASTIYNVHLYPSVYLKNFLPIDIIICLPGAVQEKLLEAGTTYQIPTIDPGKSYIIIKLPNYLEKDWSCRGEIVANPPEFSVWSFESFDSAQKVVMDLGMHTSYQHASIVMALYCPFWMLNKTGLMLSYRKSSKGGKEHSSPMKNLVCGVKPHQPRSEYKRKKARSSGEDHLNVLYHPENFKGPILFSFRSKVFFGKKKAMIRVEDGEWSEKFSIDVAGSEGVVVCKTNGLLYQIGVHNQLTYNSLTKQITFTPYYVLINNSSLLIECQEADRPADPMIKIPPGECTALWPRSEHENKTLKARIAGEPEKTAPFLYTDSHTTLLKLNNKHGGINVDIQISEGGIYISLSVYTYGNAPALIINHTPHTINFWEKGSLNVRSVQSYNKMFYTWENPAGPRKLVWEDANKKEIEDTLRKDTLGPFKLPDVEEEVFYVSFLDGTQRILLFTTNLKIAEDCQLAGDLETIEQDITISIHGVGFSLVNNVTRSELLYMCIASSGIIWEAQKSCKHLWRGLSAREVNLIEEGYQKYILELQIGKDPTQKMMLEPKLEIDYFNMEMTKPYRRSLRRTFQTGLWLQYRTSAHQVQLHAKINRLQIDNQLSECIFPVILAPVPLPKSVTQSTVMKPFAELSMVKRLLEHSSVQQFRYFKVLIQEFHVKVDIMFINAIMGLLEANDMNDAEETRLFKLDTKLVDEPLMYHVSLITTAEQKNFFDLLHFSPLKIHISFSMTGSSSGPSAVPQVLNVLLQGIGVTLTDINDIVFKLAYFEREYIFMTHKQLISEATTHYVGQAIKQAYVLVLGLDVIGNPYGLVVGTMKGIEDLFYEPFQGAIQGPGEFAEGLFLGVRSMLGHTVGGMAGAVSKITGAMGKGIAALTFDKDYQRKRQEQLNKQPANLQEGLARSGKGLVMGIYDGVTGVVMKPISGAKEEGVEGFFKGFGKGVVGFVTRPTAGVIDFASGSFGAVKRATELHEEVKKVRPPRFLQPDNLVRPYVREEAEGNKILSELEKGKYANTDIYFYHVYVNKDVLLLTDKRIAYVEHSDLFGGWKVDWAYTWQEMSESPKIVDKGVQIFIKDGTKKKRLGNIFGSADQSKVVLINDYNTRQLLCSKMQEQIYQCGL from the exons ATGGTTTTCGAATCGATCGTTACTGAACTTTTAAACAAAGTGTTGGGCGAGTATATTCAAAATTTGGATTACACGCAATTAAAACTCAGTTTATGGGGAG gAGATGTAGTCTTAACAGATTTATTGATAAATGAAAGTGCATTAGATGTTCTGGATTTACCTGTCAGACTAGAATATGGAAGATTAG GAAAACTTATATTGAAAATACCTTTCAAAGATATGTGGAATGGCCAGATTGATGCGGTAGTTGAAGAATTATTTGTATTAGTAGTACCAACAAGTCAAATTGTATATGATGCAGAAAAAGAAGCAAAAGTACAGCTTGATGCTAAACGTGCAGAGCTTGCAAGAGTTGAGAAGAAAAAACAGTTAGCAGATACAAAAT CACAAGAAAAGTTAGATGATTCAATGGTTGAAAAGCTTATTGCCCGCATGATAAAGAATATTCATGTAGAGATAAAAAAGATTCATGTAAGATACGAGGATCATGTGTCATTTAAAGGTCACCCATTTTCTGTTGGGTTTACGCTTAATACATTTATCCTAGAGAGTTGTACAGACACTTGGGATGTAAATGGTAATTTAAAAGACATGTATGCTATTCCACAAATTTACAAG TTATGCACACTGGATGGTTTAGCTGTATATCTTAATCCAACTGCAGAACAGTTCAGTAGTAATTCTCAGCCAAACTATTCAGATCTATTTTACAGTGGTATCGCAACTATAGATTACAATCCACCTGGTTATCAATATT TGTTGGGTCCAATAAACGTCAAtgcaaaattaacattaaatccAAAGCCAGAAACAGATGGAAGTAATTATACTATTCCTAAGGTGTGGTTGGATCTGGAAATGCAAAAATTAAGAGTTGGATTAGCCAAAAAGCAATATCGAACCCTTGTTCAGTTAGGCGAAGGATTAGATCAAGCACAAAAAGCTGCACCATACAGAAAGTATAGACCAAATTTGACATCATATACAGGACACTGTAAAGAATG gtGGCATTTTGCATACACTTGTGTCTTAGAAGAAACGGTACGTCGAAATCGTAGGAATTGGGATTGGAATCACATGAAAGAGCATAGGGATATGTGTCGTTCTTATGCCGATACATATAGGACAAAATTAACAACTAAGAAAGTCTCACAAGAAATAGAAGATCTTCTTACaaattgtgaaataaaattGGATATTTTCAATTTAGTTATCATCAGGCAACAAATTGAAATGGAA GTTGAAAAATTAGCAGAAAGAGAAAAAACTTTGAAAGCACAACGTGGTTGGTTTGGATTCCTCTGGTCTAGTTCTCAAGCAGAAGAAACTGAAGAATTGAACTCTGCAGCTGCAATCA TGCGCAAATTCGAACAGGCAATGACGCcacaagaaaaggaaaaattgtATAGAGCAATTGATTATCAAGAAAACAGCGCACCGGCTCATTACCCTGAAACATACGTCATGATTGATACACGATTTCTTTTACTGGAACTTCAAGTTGTAATTTTTGATACGGATAAAGAACATCCATGTATTTTGGATCTTCAGCTTCATAGCGTTGAAGCTTGCTTCAAGTCAAGACCATCAGCTAATGCTATTTT AGTTACAGCATCCATCAATGAAATGAAACTTCTAGGAACAAAACAAGGTGAACACGTTCCTTCACTTTTTAATTCACAGCAACATAACACagacaatattttattatcagtaTCATATGAAAAAAATCCTCTTGATAAATTATGTGGCGATCGTGTTATAGTAAGATCAACATCTGTGGATATTGTTTATGATGCACAGACTGTAATAGAACTAGTTAATTTATTCAAAGTACAAAATTCCTCGACTTTGAATCA acTTCAAGCAGCTGCAGCAGAACAGTTAGAAGGTTTGAAAGAAATGTCGGCTCTAGGTTTAGAACATGCGATACAAAAGCACGCGGTATTAGATATACAG GTCAATATGCAAGCATCTCAGCTGATTATACCACACGATGGATTCTATAATAGCACAAAATCATTATTCGTGGTTAATCTTGGTAGTTTACAAATGAATTCTCTAGTAAAGGCAAAAGAAGACGAAACATCTGTTAAACAATTGATTAGTATGGGTAAAAGCGAAGAAGATGTATTATTACATCTCAGGGAGCACAGTTATGacaaatttgttttaaaaatagttgATTTTCAA ATATTAGTTACACTACCGGGCGAGGAATGGCGTAAAATTTCACCGACGCTAGATGACATGACATTATTACATCCAACAAcgcttgaaattcaatttcacaAATGCTTAGTTACAGATGATCCTTTGCTTCCAAAAATTAGACTTATTGGTCAATTACCATCAGTCTTTGTCAATATAACAG ATACACGTTTACTACAAGCTCTTTCTATTGCGCAAAGCATACCGTTTCCAAAAGAGGAACAGCCTGTAGAACTTCATAAGTCATCACTT ACCAAATCTCTGTCACAATTGTCATTGTTAAAAGAATTAACGACAAtttctgaaaagaaaaaagatgaaTCCAGTGTAACCCCAGTAAGGCAAACAACAGATTTAGAGATAAGATTTGAAATGAAag aATTCGCGGTACAAGTATCATCCCAAACAGATAGTACGATAATAccgtttattaaatttcaagtatTACAATTAGAGGCAGAAATGCTACAACGAACTTACGaccaggaaatattattaagatTAGGTGGTGTTCAGGTAAAACAGCATTATAATGAAATGGAAATATTTATGGTAAATACTCCCATGTCATCGGGCAAAgacgaatatttaataacagtgcAATATATAAAT GTAAATAAAAGATCTCCTGAATTTACAACGAGACACGGATCTGTTATTCAATTACTAAAACTAGAATTTACAACATTGGATACTTTGCTACATCAGGAGGCTCTCATAAATCTACTTAAATTTATATCGCATATTCAG AATCAAATGAATGCTATAGTAcagagtaaaattaaaaatgagtaTCCTGTGCGTCCACGGCCAAGTCACTTGGCTTCTATTCAAGAGGAAACATCTGCATTCTTTAAGGatcaaattcaaaaacaaaaacACAGAACGTCAC GTCGAAAAAGAACGGTGGTTGAACATatagatttaaaaattcaagcAAAAGTTGGAACAatttgtatgaaaataattagcgAATGTAGAGAAATTACTGCATTTTATATTGGTGGTATCACCGCCGGGTTTATGACAAAGGCTTCTTATTCTCAAGCGAATGttaatttatcttctatcagtATTATAGATCTTAATGCTGCATCAGCTTATAAAGAC ATTGTGTCGGTGACAGAAGATACCGAATCTTTACAAATTCAAGCCATAATGTATAATATTGAACCATCTgacgttaataaaaataacatgtCCATCACAGTTGTTATGGGTTGCTATCGTATTGTATTTCTGAACATGTTTGTTACTAGTATAATG AGTTTCTTGAATAACTTCCAAGCAGCTCAAGAAGCTATAAAAGAAGCATCAGCAGCTGCTGCGGAGGCTGCAAAGACGAATATTAAAGACGTACAAGAAAGTGCTGCACGTATCGGGCTTGCGGTAAAAATTAAG GCTCCTGTTATATACGTACCAATGCATTCAAAAAGTGATCACTGTTTAACGTTGGATATGGGTAATCTTACTGTGTGTAACGTTTTTAAGAAATTAGAAGTTACTAATGAAGCTGGAGATTGTCCTATTGttgatgaaatgaaaattgaattacaaaatttaaagtTATCAAG GGTAAAATTGAATCTAGAGAAATTCACAAttgaaaatgaagtattactGTTAGAACCAGTTAGTTTTACACTACTTATGAAACGTAATTTATCGAGTTGGTTCACTTCTATCCCTGATATCGATATGTCTGGtagattaaataaaattaatatactaaTAAGCAAGGAAGATTATGCGACTGCGCTGAAAGTATTAGAACAAAATTTAGGTGAAACAGTTGAAGATACAAAACTTCCACAAACTGTTCAGCAGGCCGAGAAGAAACTTGAAGTTGAAATTGTACAGCACCATCAAGCtg ACAGATGTAGGAAAACTACCATCGAAGAGTCAGAGGATATGGATTTACAGGAACAAGCACACGTACATACAtccattaaatttgaatttgtaaTGGACAGTCTTGTAATTAATCTATTTACAGGAGGTTCGAAAacg ctGCAGTCTCAGCATTCTCCAATTCATCTACCAGAGAATGGATTAGCCAAATTTTGTCTGACTCATTTTGCCTTAAAAGGTAGAATATTTGCTGATGGATTAATGGCAACTTCAATTCTCCTTATGAATTGTACTTTGGATGATACCCGTCAAAGTAGACAGGGTTCTCTTACACGAATTATGGAAAGAactatactgacaccttccatGGACGAAATAGAGAAAGAATCGAAGTCTGTTCGTAGTATGTTGGACATGACTGTTAGACAAAGCTCAAACGACACATTTG ttGACATAAGAGTTTTCTCCTTTAGTATAATTGTATCGCTTGATTATTTAATGAAAGTAAAGGATTTCTTCACGATTGAAGAAACACCGGCACCAAATAAAGCGATATCTCAAAATACATCAAAGAGTCACAATGAatcaatgattaaaaaaaagcaATCTACTGCAACGCCGATTAAAAAGATGTTAACGATTAATGTGCATATTGAGAAACCAGATATTATTTTGTTGGAGGACATGGACGATATAAATTCAAATTGCATTATACTAAAT acCGAACTGCTGTTAAAAGTGCGTTTAATGGATGAACATCAAGTGATAACAGGATCTATAAAAGATCTATCAATTTTAGCTGGTATATACAATCCAGGAAAGAGGAGTGACTGGATATATCAG gtACTAAGGCCATGCAGTATTAGTGTAGCAGGCTCTACACCAGAAGGAAAAGGCCTTCATATAGATATTTGTTGTACTGATATTCATGTGTCAGTTTCACCAG GTGTCATTGAAATACTGAATAAAGTCGTTCATACTGCCacaaaaacagaagaaaaagatgACGAGGTTGTCGTTCATGAACAACATTACGACGGACTGTGGATTATATCACCATTTGAAGAAAGTGACTTTTGGTTCCTAAAGACAG AAGTAGGATTAGAAGCTATAGAAGACTTCGTATATCCTGATGACGATGAAGCAACTTACAAGCCGGAATTAGCAATAATTTCTGCACCAACTATATTATTCACGTTGGAAGCAGGTGTTGGTAATAAAACCTTACCTATGCTTTTGCTTCATATTGGGTTTCAGAGTAACATCAACGATTGGAGTACAAAATCT atgAGTATAGAATCTACGATGTCGTTGGTAATGGCATATTACAATAGTTGCCTAGCATTATGGGAACTGTTAATTGAACCAATAGAaggaattaaaaaaggaaaacgtGTATCAACACCTTGGGAACTAAAAActaaa ATTCAGTTTAATGACATATCAATGGACTCTAGAGGTATGAGTGTAATGAGCCCTGCTTCAGAAAGTGAACTAGAAGAATTTCACCAAACTTCGAAGATGTCTATTGATATAGTATCTACT GAAAATTTGGAAATGACTGTAACAAAAACTTGTCTGGACGTATTAAAACAACTTGGTAATGCATTTTCATCTGCTATGGAACCAGGTGGAGAAGGAAGTTCGAAAAATGCAGCACCTTATGTTCTTAAGAACGAAACTGGCTTAGCGATGGTTTTAGACTTGGAACGCAGTCAGTTTAAA GTTTTTGAACATGGATCAAAACTTATCAGCAACAATACAGATTCATACATGGAGGTAATTCTAGAATCAGGTGCATCAGTAGAACTTGCTCCGAAAACAACGAAAGTTCAAATACCTTTACTAGACCAATTAAAAACCGAAACGGTTAAAGAAAGAGAGGATGATAAGTTTGTTATTTCG tttaaagaaattcaatgtacattggcCATTCCCGTTTTAAGAGccgataaaagatttttctcattaaaataCCGAAAAGAAAGTTCTGAGGAGTGGGGTATTGTTTCTGATGTTGTAGTCGACGAAGGAAGTACCATCGTTACTTTAAGAAGTATTCTTCAG ATTCATAATCATTTTAGTGAACCAATATCTGTGTATTACATGACTAAACGTGGAAACGAAGTTGAATGTGTAGGCACTGTTGCCCCAGATAGTAAATTAAATCTTCCATTAGATACTGTATATACTCCAACAAGTATTTATTGGTTGTTTTTCAGCGTTAACGG GTACATGGTTTCAGTAGAACCATTTGTTTGGAAAGATTTGCAAAAGACAGTTTCTATGTCAAAACTTTTAAAATGTGAAAGTCGAACTAAACAAGATGTTACAGAACCATTTTATATTAAG ATGTTTTTCATGATGATTATGGTTGGtagtattttatataataacaacactattggCTTATTATTGAATGTTATTAACTGGCGATCCATATTCTGTCATTTCGTTGATTACGTCAAGCGTTTATGCTCGAAAACTTTACCCTCAGAACACCCAAAATATCTGGAAGCACCTATTCAG GTCGTTGGTGAAATAGAACAAGTTTATTATGAAAATACTAGCCGACGCACGATGGCAAGTACTATTTACAATGTTCACTTATATCCCTCTGTATATCTGAAGAATTTTCTGCCCATCGACATTATTATATGTTTGCCTGGTGCCGTTCAAGAAAAGCTTTTAGAAGCAGGAACAACTTATCAGATCCCTACAATTGATCCAGGAAaatcttacataattataaAG CTAccaaattatttagaaaaagattggtCATGTAGAGGAGAAATAGTAGCCAATCCACCAGAATTTTCTGTCTGGTCTTTTGAATCTTTTGATAGTGCTCAAAAGGTTGTAATGGATTTAGGAATGCATACATCTTATCAACATGCTTCTATTGTTATGGCACTATATTGTCCATTTTGGATGCTGAATAAGACAGGTTTAATGTTGTCTTATCGG AAATCAAGTAAGGGTGGCAAAGAACACTCAAGTCCAATGAAG AATTTGGTTTGTGGCGTGAAACCCCATCAACCACGTTCAGAATACAAGAGGAAGAAAGCACGTTCG AGTGGAGAGGATCATTTAAATGTATTGTATCATCCTGAGAACTTCAAGGGACCAATATTGTTCTCATTTCGTTCTAAAGTATTTTTTGGTAAAAAGAAGGCCATGATTAGAGTAGAAGATGGTGAATGGTCTGAAAAGTTTTCGATAGATGTTGCAGGCAGTGAGGGAGTAGTTGTTTGCAAAACTAATGGTCTATTATACCAG ATTGGTGTTCATAATCAATTGACATATAATTCCTTAACAAAACAGATTACATTTACACCATATTATGTACTCATCAATAACTCCAGTTTGCTTATTGAGTGTCAAGAAGCTGACAGACCAGCTGATCCTATGATTAAA attcCTCCTGGAGAATGCACCGCTCTTTGGCCTCGTTCTGAACATGAGAATAAAACCTTAAAAGCTAGGATTGCAGGTGAACCCGAGAAAACAGCCCCTTTCCTTTATACAGATAGTCATACaactttattgaaattaaataataag CATGGAGGAATTAATGTAGACATTCAAATAAGCGAAGGtggaatttatatttctttatccGTTTATACCTACGGAAATGCTCCTGCTTTAATCATTAACCATACTCCTCATACAATTAATTTTTGGGAGAAAGGTTCTTTGAATGTTAg atCTGTACAGTCGTATAACAAAATGTTCTATACCTGGGAAAATCCGGCAGGACCACGAAAATTAGTTTGGGAAGAtgcgaataaaaaagaaattgaagatacACTTCGAAAG GATACTTTAGGACCTTTTAAATTACCAGAcgtagaagaagaagtattttaTGTATCATTTTTAGATGGTACGCAACGAATACTTCTCTTCAcaacaaatttgaaaatagCAGAAGATTGCCAATTAGCAGGTGATCTGGAAACTATTGAGCAAGACATAACAATAAGTATTCATGGAGTTGGTTTTTCACTTGTTAACAACGTAACAAGATCTGAATTATTATATATGTGTATAGCtag CTCTGGAATTATATGGGAAGCACAAAAATCTTGTAAGCACCTTTGGCGTGGTCTTAGTGCAAGAGAAGTAAATCTTATAGAGGAAGGCTATCAAAAATATATACTCGAATTACAGATAGGAAAAGATCCAACGCAAAAAATGATGCTTGAGCCAAAATTAGAG ATTGATTATTTCAATATGGAAATGACGAAACCATATCGTCGAAGTTTACGACGTACTTTCCAAACTGGTTTATGGTTGCAATATCGAACATCAGCACATCAAGTGCAATTACATGCAAAAATTAATCGGTTACAAATTGATAATCAACTTTCAGAATGTATTTTTCCAGTTATATTAGCTCCGGTTCCGCTTCCCAAAAGTGTCACACAAAGTACTG TTATGAAACCATTTGCTGAACTTAGTATGGTCAAACGATTATTGGAACACAGCAGTGTGCAACAGTTTAGATATTTTAAGGTTCTTATACAAGAATTTCACGTAAAAGTAGACATTATGTTTATTAATGCGATAATGGGATTATTGGAAGCGAATGATATGAACGATGCGGAAGAA ACTAGATTATTTAAATTGGACACGAAATTGGTCGATGAGCCTTTAATGTACCACGTCAGTTTAATTACCACCGCCGAACAGAAGAATTTCTTCGATTTACTTCACTTTTCGCCTTTAAAG ATACACATAAGTTTTTCAATGACTGGCAGTAGTAGCGGGCCTTCTGCAGTTCCTCAAGTGTTAAATGTATTACTACAAGGAATAGGTGTTACATTAActgatattaatgatattgttttcaa ATTAGCGTATTTTGAAAGGGAATACATTTTTATGACTCACAAACAACTAATTTCTGAAGCTACAACCCATTATGTAGGGCAAGCAATTAAACAGGCATACGTTCTTGTTTTGGGGCTAGATGTAATTGGCAATCCTTATGGCCTTGTCGTGGGCACTATGAAAGGTATCGAAGATTTATTTTACGAACCTTTCCAAGGTGCTATACAGGGGCCTGGGGAATTTGCTGAAGGTCTGTTTCTCGGTGTAAGGAGTATGTTAGGTCACACCGTAGGAGGAATGGCTGGAGCAGTTTCTAAGATAACTGGAGCTATGG gTAAAGGTATAGCTGCCTTAACTTTTGATAAAGATTACCAAAGAAAACGACAGGAACAACTTAACAAACAACCTGCCAACTTACAAGAGGGTCTTGCTCGTAGCGGTAAAGGTTTAGTAATG GGCATATATGATGGCGTAACTGGTGTTGTAATGAAACCTATATCAGGTGCTAAGGAAGAAGGAGTAGAAGGATTTTTCAAAGGATTTGGAAAGGGTGTTGTTGGTTTTGTTACTAGACCAACTGCAGGTGTTATAGATTTTGCCAGTGGTTCATTCGGAGCAGTGAAACG TGCAACTGAATTACACGAAGAAGTGAAGAAAGTAAGACCGCCTAGATTTTTACAACCAGATAATTTAGTTAGACCATACGTACGGGAAGAAGCTGAGGGAAATAAAATCTTAAGT gaattggaaaaaggaaaatatgccaacactgatatttatttttatcatgttTACGTTAACAAAGATGTATTATTGCTTACCGACAAAAGAATAGCATATGTAGAGCATAGTGACTTGTTTGGTGGATGGAAG GTGGACTGGGCTTATACATGGCAAGAAATGAGTGAATCGCCGAAGATTGTCGATAAAGgagttcaaatatttattaaggATGGtactaaaaagaaaagattaggaAACATATTCGGTAGTGCAGATCAATCAAAAGTAGTTCTCATAAATGATTATAACACGAGACAG CTTTTATGCAGTAAGATGCAAGAGCAAATTTATCAGTGTGGATTATAG